GAATATAAACTCGATTCATTAACTTTGGTGGTTGTTCCTGATAAAAAAGGAGAGGCTAGAGGGCGACTTTATGAAGATGCCGGAGATGGTTTCCGATATACAAAAGGTGATTATCTGATTTCTGGTTTTACGGCAAAGCAGGAAAGTGCTTCAGTAAAAGCCGTAATTAAACGCCAGGAAGGGAAAAGGAACCCAGGTACTCGTTATTATAAAGTGATAGTAATTACCGATAAAGGAATTTTTGCTGCTCCGTGGACTAAAAACACAAACATTACGATTCCTTTAACAGCTCAGAACAAAGTAAATTAAACAAATATCAATAAATAAACTAACGCAATGAGAAAAGCATTTTTATTTCTGTTCTTAATCTGCTCGGCTTTAATGGCCAGGGCAGAATCAATAAAGTCTCCAAATGGAAATCTGGAACTAAACTTTGTTGTTAAAGAAGGAATACCTACTTATCAGCTGACTTACAAGAATAAGCCGGTTATTAAGGAGAGTAAGCTGGGATTGGAACTGAAGGAAGAACCAAGCCTTTTGAAGGGCTTCACCTTAACCAAAGCTGAGACAAGCACTTTTGATGAAAACTGGAATCCGGTTTGGGGCGAAGTGAAAACCATTCGCAATAACTATAATGAACTGGCCGTTACGTTAACTCAGCAGGAAGCTGACCGTTATATTGTAGTTCGCTTTCGTTTGTATAACGACGGATTGGGCTTCCGTTATGAATTCCCTCAGCAGAAGAATTTCAATTACTTTGTGATCAAGGAAGAAAGAACTCAGTTTGCTATGGCTGGAGATCATAAAGCTTTCTGGTTGCCGGGAGATTATGACACACAGGAATATAGCACTACAACCTCTGATCTTTCTGAAATTCGTGGAAAGATGAAAACGGCTATTACTCCTAATTCTTCTCAAACACCATTCTCGCCAACAGGAGTGCAGACTCCGTTGATGATGAAGAGCAAAGACGGACTTTATATCAATATTCATGAGGCTGCTTTGGTAGATTACTCTTGCATGCACCTGAATCTGGATGATAAAAATATGATTTTTGAGTCATGGCTTACTCCTGACGCTATTGGCGACAAAGGATATCTGCAGACTCCTTGCCAGTCGCCTTGGCGTACTATTATCGTTAGTGATGATGCGCGAGATATTTTGGCTTCCAAAACAATCCTGAATCTGAATGATCCTTGCAAGTATACAGATACTTCCTGGATTAAGCCTGTGAAGTATGTAGGCGTATGGTGGGAAATGATTACCGGAAAAAGTACCTGGTCATATACCGACCTTCCGGCAGTGAAACTTGGTATCACCGATTATTCAAAGACTATCCCTAATGGCAAACATGGAGCAAACACTGCACATGTGAAAGAGTATATTGATTTTGCCGCAAAGCATGGCTTTGATGCCGTACTTGTAGAAGGCTGGAATGAAGGCTGGGAAGACTGGTTTGGCAAAACAAAAGATTATGTATTTGATTTCGTTACTCCATATCCCGATTTTGATGTACAGGAATTGCACCGATATGCTGCCAGCAAAGGAATAAAGATGATGATGCATCACGAAACTTCGGCTTCGGTTCGCAATTATGAGCGTCATCTTGATAAAGCTTATCAGTTTATGGTGGACAATGGTTATAATGCAGTAAAGAGTGGTTATGTAGGTAACATCATCCCTCGCGGAGAATACCATTATGGTCAGTGGATGGTAAACCACTATCAATATGCTGTAACTAAGGCTGCGGAGTATAAGATTATGGTAAATGGTCATGAAGCTGTTCGTCCAACCGGACTTTGCCGTACATATCCTAACCTTATTGGTAATGAATCAGCCCGCGGAACAGAATACGAAGCTTTTGGAGGGAACAATCCCGATCATACCACAATCCTTCCATTCACTCGTCTGATGGGTGGTCCTATGGATTACACTCCCGGCATTCTGGATACAAGGATTAGCTTCCTTTCGGGTAAGCACTCTTTTGTACACAGTACACTGGTTCGCCAGCTGGCACTTTATGTAACAATGTATAGTCCACTGCAAATGGCTGCCGATCTTCCTGAAAGTTATAATAAGTATCTGGATGCATTCCAGTTTATTAAAGACGTAGCAGTAGACTGGGATAGCAGTAAGTATCTGGAGGCAGAACCGGGAGACTATATCACAGTAGCCCGTAAAGCTAAAGGAACAAACAACTGGTTTGTAGGAAATACAAGTGATGAGAACGGACATGTGTCCAACTTATCGTTCAGCTTCCTTGATCCTGATAAAAAGTACATTGCAACAATTTATAGTGATGCAGCCGATGCTCATTACGAAAAGAATCCTTCAGCCTATACCATTAAGAAAGTAGTGGTAACTAACAAATCTAAAACAACATTGAAGGCTGCTCCCGGTGGAGGTTATGCTATTAGCATTATCGAAGCAAAGGATGCAAAAGAGCTGAAAGGCTTGAAGAAGTTGTAAAGTAGCCGGTCCCATTATTGGACGGTTCAGAATAGGCGCGGGCAATTATACCATTATTTTTCCTTTTAACGGGGTGGTATAAAATTGCCCGCGCCTTATTTTCAAATAGTTATCTCTAAAAGTAAAATAGCAAGACGGAAAATAACCTTTTATTTTCTTCTTTTCAGGGGTTGATTTGAGTTAAAATGTGTTTCATGGCTGTTTATCAGTTATTTAATTTCTTGAAATTTGTGCTTACGAATATATATTTTGTCAAAATAAGGTTTTGTTTGTCCTGCCTAAAACATTTCTTAACAATGTCTTTTTTGTTCTTTCTGTAAATTACCCGCCAATAAAATAAATCCATTCTCCAATAAATAAAATCCATTGGTGAATAATTGCTGAACCATTGAGCAATGGATTTTTATTTATAATGTATTCTATATTTGCAAATATATATATTGAAAGAAGATTATTTTAATTTTATATTTATAATCAATTTGTTTATATATTTGTCAAATTAAAATAGACTGTTATGAAATACCTATGTGCCGTTATCCTTGTTTTAGCAACATTAATTTCTTGTAAGAAGAACTACAAAGAAGTTGATCAAAAAGAAAGTAATATATCAATTGCTAAGGATTGGGTAAAAGTTGATTCTGCCTATGCTGAATTTCGATCGAGAAATATTGAACCAAGCAACCTTGTGACAAGAGATATAGTTCCCAATGAAGAAACTGCGATGAAAATAGCTGAGGTAATATTGTATTCTATTTATGGTCAGAAGATTTATAGTAGCAGACCATATTGTATTGAGCTAAAGAATGGCATATGGATTATTGAAGGAACGCTTCCTAAAAATTATCAAGGAGGAGTTCCTTATATAGAAATTCAGAAAAAGGATGGAAAGATACTAAAGGTTATGCATGGCAAATAAAGGTTGTATTTTCTTTGAAAAAAATGGGATATTAAATAATTATTAATCTGCTTTTATGAAAGCAGCCGGGTGAGCTCCTTAATATATCCAACAATATAATCAGCA
This genomic interval from uncultured Bacteroides sp. contains the following:
- a CDS encoding glycoside hydrolase family 97 protein, which translates into the protein MRKAFLFLFLICSALMARAESIKSPNGNLELNFVVKEGIPTYQLTYKNKPVIKESKLGLELKEEPSLLKGFTLTKAETSTFDENWNPVWGEVKTIRNNYNELAVTLTQQEADRYIVVRFRLYNDGLGFRYEFPQQKNFNYFVIKEERTQFAMAGDHKAFWLPGDYDTQEYSTTTSDLSEIRGKMKTAITPNSSQTPFSPTGVQTPLMMKSKDGLYINIHEAALVDYSCMHLNLDDKNMIFESWLTPDAIGDKGYLQTPCQSPWRTIIVSDDARDILASKTILNLNDPCKYTDTSWIKPVKYVGVWWEMITGKSTWSYTDLPAVKLGITDYSKTIPNGKHGANTAHVKEYIDFAAKHGFDAVLVEGWNEGWEDWFGKTKDYVFDFVTPYPDFDVQELHRYAASKGIKMMMHHETSASVRNYERHLDKAYQFMVDNGYNAVKSGYVGNIIPRGEYHYGQWMVNHYQYAVTKAAEYKIMVNGHEAVRPTGLCRTYPNLIGNESARGTEYEAFGGNNPDHTTILPFTRLMGGPMDYTPGILDTRISFLSGKHSFVHSTLVRQLALYVTMYSPLQMAADLPESYNKYLDAFQFIKDVAVDWDSSKYLEAEPGDYITVARKAKGTNNWFVGNTSDENGHVSNLSFSFLDPDKKYIATIYSDAADAHYEKNPSAYTIKKVVVTNKSKTTLKAAPGGGYAISIIEAKDAKELKGLKKL
- a CDS encoding YbbC/YhhH family protein — translated: MKYLCAVILVLATLISCKKNYKEVDQKESNISIAKDWVKVDSAYAEFRSRNIEPSNLVTRDIVPNEETAMKIAEVILYSIYGQKIYSSRPYCIELKNGIWIIEGTLPKNYQGGVPYIEIQKKDGKILKVMHGK